The Chryseobacterium shigense genome segment TGGTTTTCGTTACAATATTTTCCTTGATTTCCAATGTTTGACCTTCTATGATGAAGAAGTACATCAGGCAGGAAAAAAAGGCTATGGTTGCTATGTAAAAAATTAAATTTCTGTATTTTCCCCAGTTCATGATTCCTAATATTTTAAATGCAAAGTTGATAAGAATATATGAATGTTAAATACTATTCTTTCTAAAATGTAATAAATGTTCTGAAAAATGTAATAAAAAACTGATGGAAGAATAATCCGGTCCGGATTTGAAAATTCCTGCTGCATACAAAACGTTTTTCATGATAAAATCATTTAATCGGCAACAAAAACAGGCTGTATAATTAATGCAAAAAGATCAGGTATAATGAAACTGGCACATTCTGCAGTGAAACCGTAAATGTCTGAAAGATTTACTTTCCGAACAGTTCCATTAATGAATGTTTATAAGCTTCTCCAATCTGAAGCTTTAGAAAATGATCCCCTTCCGCCTGAATGGTAGTAATAATTTCATTGGTTGAAAATATTTTGATAGAAGACAGGGCAATAATTTCCTTTTTGTTTACCTGTGCGAAGTCTTTTTGGGGAAGCATTTCAAGAAGATTCTTAAAGCTGAGGTTTTTCAGGACAATTGTAGTTCCGTCATTCAGGATAATATCTTTGTCGCGGCTGTCGATTTCCGATGTTTTAATGTAGGCAATCTGTTCTGTGAAAATCACAGTTCTTCCGATATTGGTGTTCCATTCAATCAGATCCTTTTTATGGGGAATGTCTACGAGTTCTTTTGCTTTTTCGAAGGCTTGGATGAGTCTTTCCTTTTTGATGGGTTTTCTCACATAATCTACCACATTCAGGTCGAAGGCTTCTGCTGCATATTCTTTGTAAGCGGTGGTAAAAATGATCTTTTTGGAACCGGAAATAAGTTCTGCCACCTGAAGCCCTGTCATTCCGGGCATTTCGATATCAAGAATACAGAGATTACAGTCGATATCATCTATTTCATTCAGGAAAACTTTGGGATCATTGAATGCTTTTACCACTTCTACACTGTCAATCTGTTCGCATAGAAGCTTTAAGTAACTGATTGCCAATAGTTCATCATCAAGAATAACGCATTTTATCATAGAATTCTCCTAAATTGATTTTTAATTCTGCTGTGAAAATACCGTTTTTAGAGCTTTTTTCAAGCTGATAATGATTGCTGTAGATCATCTTAAGCCTTTGATCCAAAGATTGGCTCCCGAAACCGCTGTTTTCCTTTTCAAGAATATTTTTTAATGATGCCTTGTTGCTGACTTTCATGATGAATATTCCGTTTTCAAGCTCCATATGGATTGAGATGAAAGAATCCTGTGCCAGAAAATCGGTATGTTTAAAGGCATTTTCAATAAGGTCAACAGAAATCAGTGGGGCAAAGACTTTTTCTTCATACACTGCGTCAGATTTATTGATCCTTGATTTAATCCTGAAATCAAAAAGAGGGTTGATCTTTATTTTATTAATTTCTATTAGGCTTAAAGCGAAATTCAGTTCTTCTTTCGGGCTTACGAATTTATTGTTGCTTTCATACAGGATATAATCCAGAACATTTGCAAGTTTATCCAGGGACATATAAGTCTGGTAAGCATGAGACTGTACGGAGTTC includes the following:
- a CDS encoding histidine kinase; protein product: MGGNYYMIHDYLIFIGVFAIFFLLTVSIYLFSQNSRIRQRNTRLSEANKIIEQKLNEVQLEHIGTKLNPHLFKNILNSVQSHAYQTYMSLDKLANVLDYILYESNNKFVSPKEELNFALSLIEINKIKINPLFDFRIKSRINKSDAVYEEKVFAPLISVDLIENAFKHTDFLAQDSFISIHMELENGIFIMKVSNKASLKNILEKENSGFGSQSLDQRLKMIYSNHYQLEKSSKNGIFTAELKINLGEFYDKMRYS
- a CDS encoding LytR/AlgR family response regulator transcription factor → MIKCVILDDELLAISYLKLLCEQIDSVEVVKAFNDPKVFLNEIDDIDCNLCILDIEMPGMTGLQVAELISGSKKIIFTTAYKEYAAEAFDLNVVDYVRKPIKKERLIQAFEKAKELVDIPHKKDLIEWNTNIGRTVIFTEQIAYIKTSEIDSRDKDIILNDGTTIVLKNLSFKNLLEMLPQKDFAQVNKKEIIALSSIKIFSTNEIITTIQAEGDHFLKLQIGEAYKHSLMELFGK